In Scophthalmus maximus strain ysfricsl-2021 chromosome 16, ASM2237912v1, whole genome shotgun sequence, the following proteins share a genomic window:
- the tdrkh gene encoding tudor and KH domain-containing protein isoform X3 → MDAVKEAQKSSLSSGKMVALAAGLSVGATVGYIVYRHMSSTNHSKGPNVESSKMTLPVDVYRNMSRYQAKFLDVVTQKSGAHVRVLADSGEVCFLLQGSKEQILLAHCVLENLVTDCEPVTVALEVPQTAFGRIIGRGGESLKLITRTTGAKVACSKERTHGPSAKGDITITGTKEEVKQAKELILEKVREDTMVRTKISQSSALRQKRGNAIINQRVDSTETEAPAGLNNNGLYSQTEKNGLIHACGPAGEPENNLDKMEELKFSSTDNNKEEDEEESLSTDSLSEVSKFEIPSPDLSFQPDEHLEVYVSASENPNHFWIQILGVRSLQLDKLTEEMTRFYNSGNPTEQRVETIVVGDIVAAPYRDHGTWNRARVLGAVSSGLVDLYYVDFGDNWELPRDSLRHMRSDFLSLPFQAIECNLAGVRPKGEAWTEAALDEFEQLTSCASWKPLQAKLCSYSHSEMSSWPSLKLYVNSEGKTVDVGEELVRLGHAVSFQEAINGRSEGDELGCLQRMLDDVIGASSELSLSCISLSEVASISGSVDDALDDELL, encoded by the exons ATGGATGCAGTGAAGGAGGCCCAAAAGAGCTCCCTCAGCTCAGGCAAAATGGTGGCCCTGGCAGCGGGGCTCTCCGTTGGGGCCACGGTGGGCTACATCGTCTATCGCCACATGAGCAGCACCAACCACA GTAAGGGGCCCAACGTTGAGAGTTCAAAGATGACACTTCCTGTTGACGTTTATAGGAACATGTCCAGATACCAAGCAAAGTTCTTGGATGTG GTGACCCAGAAGTCTGGAGCTCATGTGAGGGTTCTGGCAGATTCCGGGGAGGTATGTTTCCTGCTGCAGGGCTCTAAGGAACAGATCTTGCTGGCCCACTGTGTCCTGGAGAACCTGGTCACAGACTGTGAACCTGTCACCGTGGCGTTGGAGGTTCCCCAGACCGCCTTCGGACGTATTATAG GTCGGGGAGGAGAGAGTTTGAAGCTGATCACCAGGACCACAGGGGCCAAAGTAGCTTGTTCCAAAGAGAGGACACATGGTCCTTCGGCAAAGGGTGACATCACAATCACAGGGACcaaagaagaagtgaaacaGGCCAAG GAGCTGATTCTAGAGAAAGTCAGAGAGGACACGATGGTGAGGACGAAGATCTCACAGTCATCTGCTCTGCGCCAGAAACGTGGCAACGCCATTATAAATCAGAGAGTGGACAGCACCGAGACTGAGGCACCAGCGGGTTTAAACAACAACGGTCTATACTCTCAGACAGAGAAGAATGGCCTCATTCATGCCTGTGGACCCGCAGGAGAACCAGAAAATAATCTTGACAAGATGGAGGAGCTTAAATTCAGcagcacagacaacaacaaggaggaggatgaggaggagagtcTCTCCACAGACTCGCTGTCTGAAGTTTCCAAGTTTGAAA TTCCCAGTCCAGACCTGAGCTTCCAGCCCGACGAACATCTGGAAGTTTATGTTTCTGCGTCAGAGAACCCAAACCACTTCTGGATCCAGATCCTGGGGGTTCGCTCCCTCCAGCTGGACAAGCTTACAGAGGAGATGACGCGCTTCTACAACAGCGGCAACCCCACA GAGCAGAGAGTGGAGACCATTGTGGTGGGGGACATTGTGGCTGCTCCATACCGAGACCATGGTACGTGGAACAGGGCAAGGGTGCTGGGAGCTGTGAGTTCTGGACTAGTGGACCTTTACTATGTTGACTTTGGGGACAACTGGGAGCTGCCCAGAGACAGCCTCCGCCATatgag GAGTGACTTCCTCAGCTTACCATTCCAAGCTATTGAGTGCAACTTAGCAGGAGTGAGACCAAAAG GGGAGGCATGGACTGAGGCAGCCCTGGATGAGTTTGAACAACTTACTTCCTGTGCATCCTGGAAACCCCTGCAGGCCAAACTGTGCAGCTATTCTCACTCTGAGATGTCCTCCTGGCCCAGTCTCAAGCTGTATGTCAACAGTGAGGGCAAG ACCGTAGACGTGGGCGAGGAGCTTGTACGACTGGGCCACGCTGTCAGCTTTCAGGAGGCGATAAACGGAAGGAGTGAGGGCGACGAGCTTGGCTGCCTGCAGAGGATGCTG GATGACGTGATAGGAGCATCATCAGAGCTCAGTCTGTCCTGTATCAGCTTGTCAG AAGTTGCCTCAATCTCAGGAAGCGTTGATGATGCCCTAGACGATGAGCTGCTCTGA
- the tdrkh gene encoding tudor and KH domain-containing protein isoform X2, protein MLCAFIGGTVLCGWSVLLGAQRVMDAVKEAQKSSLSSGKMVALAAGLSVGATVGYIVYRHMSSTNHSKGPNVESSKMTLPVDVYRNMSRYQAKFLDVVTQKSGAHVRVLADSGEVCFLLQGSKEQILLAHCVLENLVTDCEPVTVALEVPQTAFGRIIGRGGESLKLITRTTGAKVACSKERTHGPSAKGDITITGTKEEVKQAKELILEKVREDTMVRTKISQSSALRQKRGNAIINQRVDSTETEAPAGLNNNGLYSQTEKNGLIHACGPAGEPENNLDKMEELKFSSTDNNKEEDEEESLSTDSLSEVSKFEIPSPDLSFQPDEHLEVYVSASENPNHFWIQILGVRSLQLDKLTEEMTRFYNSGNPTEQRVETIVVGDIVAAPYRDHGTWNRARVLGAVSSGLVDLYYVDFGDNWELPRDSLRHMRSDFLSLPFQAIECNLAGVRPKGEAWTEAALDEFEQLTSCASWKPLQAKLCSYSHSEMSSWPSLKLYVNSEGKTVDVGEELVRLGHAVSFQEAINGRSEGDELGCLQRMLDDVIGASSELSLSCISLSEVASISGSVDDALDDELL, encoded by the exons ATGCTTTGTGCATTCATAGGAGGCACAGTGCTGTGTgg GTGGAGCGTCCTGCTGGGTGCACAGCGTGTCATGGATGCAGTGAAGGAGGCCCAAAAGAGCTCCCTCAGCTCAGGCAAAATGGTGGCCCTGGCAGCGGGGCTCTCCGTTGGGGCCACGGTGGGCTACATCGTCTATCGCCACATGAGCAGCACCAACCACA GTAAGGGGCCCAACGTTGAGAGTTCAAAGATGACACTTCCTGTTGACGTTTATAGGAACATGTCCAGATACCAAGCAAAGTTCTTGGATGTG GTGACCCAGAAGTCTGGAGCTCATGTGAGGGTTCTGGCAGATTCCGGGGAGGTATGTTTCCTGCTGCAGGGCTCTAAGGAACAGATCTTGCTGGCCCACTGTGTCCTGGAGAACCTGGTCACAGACTGTGAACCTGTCACCGTGGCGTTGGAGGTTCCCCAGACCGCCTTCGGACGTATTATAG GTCGGGGAGGAGAGAGTTTGAAGCTGATCACCAGGACCACAGGGGCCAAAGTAGCTTGTTCCAAAGAGAGGACACATGGTCCTTCGGCAAAGGGTGACATCACAATCACAGGGACcaaagaagaagtgaaacaGGCCAAG GAGCTGATTCTAGAGAAAGTCAGAGAGGACACGATGGTGAGGACGAAGATCTCACAGTCATCTGCTCTGCGCCAGAAACGTGGCAACGCCATTATAAATCAGAGAGTGGACAGCACCGAGACTGAGGCACCAGCGGGTTTAAACAACAACGGTCTATACTCTCAGACAGAGAAGAATGGCCTCATTCATGCCTGTGGACCCGCAGGAGAACCAGAAAATAATCTTGACAAGATGGAGGAGCTTAAATTCAGcagcacagacaacaacaaggaggaggatgaggaggagagtcTCTCCACAGACTCGCTGTCTGAAGTTTCCAAGTTTGAAA TTCCCAGTCCAGACCTGAGCTTCCAGCCCGACGAACATCTGGAAGTTTATGTTTCTGCGTCAGAGAACCCAAACCACTTCTGGATCCAGATCCTGGGGGTTCGCTCCCTCCAGCTGGACAAGCTTACAGAGGAGATGACGCGCTTCTACAACAGCGGCAACCCCACA GAGCAGAGAGTGGAGACCATTGTGGTGGGGGACATTGTGGCTGCTCCATACCGAGACCATGGTACGTGGAACAGGGCAAGGGTGCTGGGAGCTGTGAGTTCTGGACTAGTGGACCTTTACTATGTTGACTTTGGGGACAACTGGGAGCTGCCCAGAGACAGCCTCCGCCATatgag GAGTGACTTCCTCAGCTTACCATTCCAAGCTATTGAGTGCAACTTAGCAGGAGTGAGACCAAAAG GGGAGGCATGGACTGAGGCAGCCCTGGATGAGTTTGAACAACTTACTTCCTGTGCATCCTGGAAACCCCTGCAGGCCAAACTGTGCAGCTATTCTCACTCTGAGATGTCCTCCTGGCCCAGTCTCAAGCTGTATGTCAACAGTGAGGGCAAG ACCGTAGACGTGGGCGAGGAGCTTGTACGACTGGGCCACGCTGTCAGCTTTCAGGAGGCGATAAACGGAAGGAGTGAGGGCGACGAGCTTGGCTGCCTGCAGAGGATGCTG GATGACGTGATAGGAGCATCATCAGAGCTCAGTCTGTCCTGTATCAGCTTGTCAG AAGTTGCCTCAATCTCAGGAAGCGTTGATGATGCCCTAGACGATGAGCTGCTCTGA
- the mbtd1 gene encoding MBT domain-containing protein 1 isoform X2, whose translation MEDTRDLAERTPRSERKRRDSFGMFDGYDSCSEESTSSSSSEDSEDEVVPSIPVSLPIIKNNGQVYTYPDGKAGMATCEMCGMVGVRDAFYSKTKRFCSVSCSRSYSSNSKKASILARLQGKPPTKKAKVLQKQPLMAKLAAYAQYQASQQNQAKSKAVVPAESFDWGRYIFSNNTVGAPVSCFKHAPMGTCWADIEEGVRIEVLNSDTNLSTKVYWIAEIIKLAGFKALLRYEGFDNDTSKDFWCNICIPEVHPVGWCASSGKPLVPPKSIQHKYSNWKAFLVKRLTGAKTLPPDFNTKVHENMQFPFKKLMRVEVVDKNYLCRTRVALVEQVIGGRLRLVYEESQDGSDDFWCHMFSPLIHNIGWSRSIGHRFKRSDIAKKMEGQVDAPAQFFQKVKDVDQSVDWFRDGMKLEAIDPLNLSAICVATVRKVLADGYLMIGIDGSEAVDGSDWFCYHSTSPSVFPAGFCEINNIELTPPRGYTKLPFKWFDYLRESGSIAAPVKLFNKEVPNHGFRQGMKLEAVDLMEPRLVCVATVTRIVHRLLRIHFDGWEDEYDQWVDCESPDLYPVGWCQLTGYQLQPPASQSNRDLPQSVPKQKKKAQQYKGQKKKSLLRMKEEAADVDEFTFSQGTSDQESNGSGSYYIKQEP comes from the exons ATGGAAGACACAAGGGATTTG GCTGAACGCACCCCACGTTCAGAGCGAAAGCGGAGAGACTCGTTCGGGATGTTTGATGGCTACGACAGCTGCAGTGAAGagtccaccagcagctccagtTCAGAGGACAGCGAGGACGAGGTGGTGCCCTCCATCCCTGTCAGCCTGCCCATCATCAAGAACAATGGTCAAGTCTACACCTACCCTGATGGCAAGGCCGGAATGG ccacCTGTGAAATGTGCGGGATGGTCGGAGTGCGAGATGCCTTTTACTCCAAAACCAAGCGCTTCTGCAGCGTGTCGTGTTCTAGGAGCTATTCCTCCAATTCCAAAAAAGCTAGCATCTTGGCCAGACTACAG GGCAAACCACCAACGAAAAAGGCAAAAGTCTTACAGAAACAGCCTCTTATGGCCAAATTGGCAGCTTACGCCCAGTACCAGGCGAGTCAACAGAACCAGGCGAAATCAAAAGCTG TGGTCCCCGCAGAGAGCTTTGACTGGGGTCGGTACATCTTTAGCAATAACACAGTCGGAGCTCCAGTCAGCTGTTTCAAGcat gcCCCTATGGGGACATGCTGGGCAGATATAGAAGAAGGTGTTAGGATTGAAGTGCTCAACTCTGACACCAACCTCTCCACTAAAGTATACTGGATAGCAGAAATCATTAAGTTGGCAG GGTTCAAGGCTCTCCTGCGCTATGAAGGTTTTGACAATGACACCAGCAAGGACTTCTGGTGTAATATCTGTATCCCCGAGGTGCACCCAGTGGGGTGGTGCGCTTCCAGTGGCAAACCCCTTGTACCTCCAAAAA GCATACAGCATAAGTACTCTAACTGGAAAGCCTTTCTCGTAAAGCGTCTTACTGGAGCTAAAACACTGCCACCTGACTTTAATACCAAG GTACATGAGAACATGCAGTTCCCCTTTAAAAAGCTGATgcgggtggaggtggtggataAGAACTACCTGTGCCGGACGCGGGTGGCGCTGGTGGAGCAGGTCATCGGAGGTCGCCTCAGGCTGGTCTATGAGGAGAGCCAGGACGGATCGGACGACTTCTGGTGCCATATGTTCAGCCCTCTCATCCATAATATAGGCTGGTCGCGCAGCATTGGACACCGCTTCAAAAGATCTG ATATTGCAAAGAAAATGGAGGGGCAAGTTGATGCTCCTGCTCAGTTCTTCCAGAAG GTGAAAGATGTGGACCAGAGTGTGGACTGGTTCAGAGATGGGATGAAGTTAGAAGCCATTGACCCCCTCAATCTCTCAGCTATATGTGTAGCCACTGTAagaaag GTGTTAGCAGACGGGTACCTCATGATCGGGATTGACGGTTCGGAGGCAGTGGATGGATCAGACTGGTTCTGTTACCACAGCACCTCCCCCTCCGTCTTTCCCGCTGGCTTCTGTGAAATCAACAACATTGAACTCACGCCCCCCAGAG GGTATACTAAACTACCATTTAAATGGTTTGACTACCTCAGAGAATCAGGATCAATAGCTGCTCCTGTCAAGCTATTTAACAAG GAGGTTCCCAATCATGGTTTTCGACAAGGCATGAAGCTGGAAGCCGTTGACCTGATGGAGCCACGGCTGGTGTGTGTTGCCACAGTGACGAGAATTGTGCACCGGCTACTGAGGATCCACTTTGACGGCTGGGAGGACGAGTACGACCAGTGGGTGGACTGCGAGTCACCCGACCTCTACCCCGTGGGCTGGTGTCAGCTGACCGGCTACCAGCTCCAACCCCCTGCGTCACAGA
- the tdrkh gene encoding tudor and KH domain-containing protein isoform X1: MDVGVSRSHVFLNCSPRALFSQWSVLLGAQRVMDAVKEAQKSSLSSGKMVALAAGLSVGATVGYIVYRHMSSTNHSKGPNVESSKMTLPVDVYRNMSRYQAKFLDVVTQKSGAHVRVLADSGEVCFLLQGSKEQILLAHCVLENLVTDCEPVTVALEVPQTAFGRIIGRGGESLKLITRTTGAKVACSKERTHGPSAKGDITITGTKEEVKQAKELILEKVREDTMVRTKISQSSALRQKRGNAIINQRVDSTETEAPAGLNNNGLYSQTEKNGLIHACGPAGEPENNLDKMEELKFSSTDNNKEEDEEESLSTDSLSEVSKFEIPSPDLSFQPDEHLEVYVSASENPNHFWIQILGVRSLQLDKLTEEMTRFYNSGNPTEQRVETIVVGDIVAAPYRDHGTWNRARVLGAVSSGLVDLYYVDFGDNWELPRDSLRHMRSDFLSLPFQAIECNLAGVRPKGEAWTEAALDEFEQLTSCASWKPLQAKLCSYSHSEMSSWPSLKLYVNSEGKTVDVGEELVRLGHAVSFQEAINGRSEGDELGCLQRMLDDVIGASSELSLSCISLSEVASISGSVDDALDDELL; this comes from the exons ATGGACGTTGGTGTGTCCAGGTCCCACGTGTTTCTCAACTGCAGCCCCAGAGCCCTCTTTTCCCA GTGGAGCGTCCTGCTGGGTGCACAGCGTGTCATGGATGCAGTGAAGGAGGCCCAAAAGAGCTCCCTCAGCTCAGGCAAAATGGTGGCCCTGGCAGCGGGGCTCTCCGTTGGGGCCACGGTGGGCTACATCGTCTATCGCCACATGAGCAGCACCAACCACA GTAAGGGGCCCAACGTTGAGAGTTCAAAGATGACACTTCCTGTTGACGTTTATAGGAACATGTCCAGATACCAAGCAAAGTTCTTGGATGTG GTGACCCAGAAGTCTGGAGCTCATGTGAGGGTTCTGGCAGATTCCGGGGAGGTATGTTTCCTGCTGCAGGGCTCTAAGGAACAGATCTTGCTGGCCCACTGTGTCCTGGAGAACCTGGTCACAGACTGTGAACCTGTCACCGTGGCGTTGGAGGTTCCCCAGACCGCCTTCGGACGTATTATAG GTCGGGGAGGAGAGAGTTTGAAGCTGATCACCAGGACCACAGGGGCCAAAGTAGCTTGTTCCAAAGAGAGGACACATGGTCCTTCGGCAAAGGGTGACATCACAATCACAGGGACcaaagaagaagtgaaacaGGCCAAG GAGCTGATTCTAGAGAAAGTCAGAGAGGACACGATGGTGAGGACGAAGATCTCACAGTCATCTGCTCTGCGCCAGAAACGTGGCAACGCCATTATAAATCAGAGAGTGGACAGCACCGAGACTGAGGCACCAGCGGGTTTAAACAACAACGGTCTATACTCTCAGACAGAGAAGAATGGCCTCATTCATGCCTGTGGACCCGCAGGAGAACCAGAAAATAATCTTGACAAGATGGAGGAGCTTAAATTCAGcagcacagacaacaacaaggaggaggatgaggaggagagtcTCTCCACAGACTCGCTGTCTGAAGTTTCCAAGTTTGAAA TTCCCAGTCCAGACCTGAGCTTCCAGCCCGACGAACATCTGGAAGTTTATGTTTCTGCGTCAGAGAACCCAAACCACTTCTGGATCCAGATCCTGGGGGTTCGCTCCCTCCAGCTGGACAAGCTTACAGAGGAGATGACGCGCTTCTACAACAGCGGCAACCCCACA GAGCAGAGAGTGGAGACCATTGTGGTGGGGGACATTGTGGCTGCTCCATACCGAGACCATGGTACGTGGAACAGGGCAAGGGTGCTGGGAGCTGTGAGTTCTGGACTAGTGGACCTTTACTATGTTGACTTTGGGGACAACTGGGAGCTGCCCAGAGACAGCCTCCGCCATatgag GAGTGACTTCCTCAGCTTACCATTCCAAGCTATTGAGTGCAACTTAGCAGGAGTGAGACCAAAAG GGGAGGCATGGACTGAGGCAGCCCTGGATGAGTTTGAACAACTTACTTCCTGTGCATCCTGGAAACCCCTGCAGGCCAAACTGTGCAGCTATTCTCACTCTGAGATGTCCTCCTGGCCCAGTCTCAAGCTGTATGTCAACAGTGAGGGCAAG ACCGTAGACGTGGGCGAGGAGCTTGTACGACTGGGCCACGCTGTCAGCTTTCAGGAGGCGATAAACGGAAGGAGTGAGGGCGACGAGCTTGGCTGCCTGCAGAGGATGCTG GATGACGTGATAGGAGCATCATCAGAGCTCAGTCTGTCCTGTATCAGCTTGTCAG AAGTTGCCTCAATCTCAGGAAGCGTTGATGATGCCCTAGACGATGAGCTGCTCTGA